From Cannabis sativa cultivar Pink pepper isolate KNU-18-1 chromosome 8, ASM2916894v1, whole genome shotgun sequence, a single genomic window includes:
- the LOC115701550 gene encoding B3 domain-containing protein At2g36080: MDTSPHNIREFYHQTTPFTEIMSRTSNSFNLNQYDDNEHNDVVLDQRYRHPNQNDNNNNEEEEEIIIMKEPMFEKPLTPSDVGKLNRLVIPKQHAEKYFPLGGGDSVGGEKGLLLSFEDESGKFWRFRYSYWNSSQSYVLTKGWSRYVKEKRLDAGDVVLFERHCTDNDRLFIGWRRRQAAAQDSAAALAAAHASNCGGGGDGYINNINNNNNNNTGWTRMFYSAHPYPTHPHYQHHHQLQHHPVMPYHPDSIHAGISSNVPNQTTSSPVHGNSKILRLFGVNLECHEQQSDENELEPSTPDGSSLSSQGPPAHHQFYPPAHYSDHMDFTFSRDVKPMRNDRG, from the exons ATGGATACTTCACCACACAATATTCGAGAATTCTACCACCAAACAACGCCTTTCACCGAAATTATGTCTCGAACTTCAAATTCTTTCAATCTTAACCAATACGACGACAACGAACACAACGACGTCGTTTTAGACCAACGATATCGTCACCCGAATCAAaacgacaacaacaacaacgaagaagaagaagaaattataataatgaaGGAACCTATGTTCGAGAAGCCTTTGACTCCTAGCGACGTTGGAAAGCTCAACCGACTCGTAATCCCAAAACAACACGCTGAGAAATACTTCCCACTCGGTGGCGGTGACTCGGTCGGAGGTGAGAAGGGATTGTTACTGAGTTTCGAGGACGAGTCCGGCAAGTTCTGGCGTTTCAGGTACTCTTACTGGAACAGTAGTCAAAGCTACGTGTTGACTAAAGGATGGAGCCGTTACGTTAAGGAGAAGCGTTTGGACGCCGGCGACGTCGTTTTGTTCGAGAGACACTGTACGGATAACGACCGTTTGTTTATTGGATGGAGGCGTCGACAGGCTGCGGCGCAAGATAGTGCTGCTGCGTTAGCAGCAGCGCACGCTAGCAattgtggtggtggtggtgacgGTTATATTAacaatatcaataataataataataataatacaggGTGGACTAGGATGTTCTATTCTGCGCATCCTTATCCTACGCACCCTCATTATCAACACCACCATCAGCTCCAACACCATCCTGTTATGCCATACCATCCTGACTCTATACATGCAG GAATATCCAGTAATGTTCCTAACCAAACGACGTCGTCACCGGTTCATGGAAACTCGAAGATACTGAGGCTATTTGGTGTGAACTTAGAGTGTCATGAGCAACAATCTGATGAGAATGAGCTCGAGCCATCAACCCCAGATGGCTCGTCTCTGTCGAGCCAAGGTCCTCCAGCTCACCACCAGTTCTACCCTCCTGCTCATTATTCAGATCACATG GATTTCACTTTCTCCCGAGATGTCAAACCCATGAGAAATGATCGAGGATAA
- the LOC115701555 gene encoding uncharacterized protein LOC115701555, with protein sequence MKVKVVCRKLYDYVRYDLKEIAFPSSLPDPPHIKKRRKLTWAERFQVLKEASRLYGASWVRNIGPELRPNDYKKTEEDEDKPNEASGLKKEKEPSTLEDLAVAARGGMETLKPVLQRVYMTRASAYKDALKSFIEGYQEGIHQIMEKKLSQSQKESDKSNNST encoded by the exons ATGAAGGTGAAGGTAGTATGTCGAAAGTTATATGATTATGTTCGCTATGATCTTAAAGAGATAGCTTTTCCATCCTCATTGCCAGACCCTCCTCATATAAAAAAACGTAGAAAGCTCACCTGGGCTGAGCGTTTTCAA GTGTTGAAAGAGGCTTCTAGGCTTTATGGTGCTAGCTGGGTGAGGAATATAGGTCCTGAATTACGGCCAAATGATTATAAGAAGACTGAAGAGGATGAAGATAAGCCGAATGAAGCTAGTGGTTTGAAAAAGGAGAAAGAGCCCTCTACATTGGAAGATCTTG CTGTGGCAGCTAGAGGAGGCATGGAGACTTTAAAGCCTGTTTTGCAGCGGGTTTACATGACAAGGGCTTCTGCGTATAAAGATGCTTTGAAAAGTTTCATAGAAGGGTATCAAGAGGGCATTCACCAGATTATGGAAAAAAAGTTATCCCAGTCTCAAAAGGAAAGCGATAAAAGCAATAATTCTACTTAA